The following DNA comes from Gammaproteobacteria bacterium.
GCTCGTCAGTTGGTGGACGCCGGTCTTAAAAAAGGCGAGGTTGTTGCACTATTTTTGACCAATCCTCTAGACCACATCGTTGCCCTGATTGGCGTATTGAAAGCCGGGGGAATTTTTTCGCCGCTAGATGTACGCGACCCCGTGTCGCGTTTACGCAAATTAGCGGGCGTTGTCACGCCTGCGTGGTGGATTACAGATTCTCAATTAGTTCGGACAGTTGGAGATATTGTTTCAACTAACTCCTGCGTGTTAGTTTTTGATCAAAAAATCACCAATCTAAACGGACAAGCGCCAGAACACCTATTGTTATACTTTCTCGAGTTCCTGGACGACGTCAAAAGTCCGAAAATAGAACTTGCACCTGACGACCCCTGTTACATTTTTTTCACATCGGGTTCCAGCGGTGAACCGAAGCCAATTTTGGGTCAACACAAGAGTCTCGCACATTTCATACGATGGGAAACAAACGAATTTGATCTAGACGAACGGTGCCGAGTCAGTCAACTCACATCTGCAACATTTGATGCATTTTTGCGTGACCTGTTTGTTCCGCTAGCATGTGGCGGCACTTTGTGTCTACCCCCCAAACCTGCCAATCAATTATCATCTGATTCACTGGTTTCTTGGCTATCTGACGCGAACATAACGCTTACACATACTGTACCCTCACTATTTCGCACGTTATTGCAGGAAGAACTAAACGAGCAACATTTTCCGGCTCTGCAGCTGATTTTGATGGCCGGCGAACCCGTGTTGCCATCCGATGTACAGCAGTGGCATCAGATTTTTTCTGATCGGGTAAAATTGGTGAATCTTTACGGCAGTACTGAGACAACACTCATTAAGTGTTTTCACCCAATTAAAATTGAGGACGTCGATCGCGGCTTTATCCCCATTGGAAAACCCATCAGCGATGCTAAAACCATACTATTGGATGAGCAAGGCCAGATTTGCCCTCGTGGCCAAGTCGGTGAACTTTATTTGCGATCCCTCTATTTTACACTTGGCTACTATCGACAACCGGAACGCACCGCCCAAGTCTTTGTGCCGAACCCCTTGACAGATGATCCTGATGATTTGGTGTATCGCACCGGCGATCTGGCGATTATGCAAGACGATGGCACATTACGATTTTTGGGTCGAAAAGATCATCAAGTTAAAATACGCGGGGTTCGTGTCGAACTTCAAGAAGTTGAAAATGCTCTGTTGCAACATGCCGACATTCATCACGCTGCCGTTGTAAGACACGTTGATGAACACGAGGTGAGCTATCTTGAGGCTTTCTATGTCTCGACAATCGACATATCCAGCGAGGAAATACATACCTTTCTAAGCGAACTGCTACCCGCATCGATCGTCCCCACAATATTCACATCGCTGGAGGAAATGCCGCTTACAGCGACGGGAAAAATTGACCGCAAAGCGCTAAGCGCCACACGGACGAATAGTCAGGCGCCTGCCAGCAGTTATGTCGCTCCAAGCACATCGACTCAAACGGAACTCGCCAAAATTTGGCAGGAAGTTTTGGGAGTTGATTCCGTTGGAGTAAATGACAATTTTTTTGCCCTGGGAGGCCACTCATTAAAGGCCTTGCTGACTACTTCACGTATTCGCAAAAAGTTTAATGTGGAATTGCCCTTAGCGACCTTATTCAATGCTCCAACAATCGCCATGCTGGCGAACGACTTGGAAAGTTTGTCGGATAGCAGTAGTTCATCAAGTCCAATTCAAACTATTGCTCGGCACAATGAGATTCCACTTTCATTTGCTCAACAGCGACTATGGTTTCTCGATCAACTGATCCCAGACAACCCCTTTTACAACATACCGGCAGCTGTACGATTATACGGCCAACTGGATGTGCGCGCGTTGTTTCAATCAGTAAACGAGGTGGTAAAACGCCATGAAGTTATGCGTACGGTTTTTCAGGATGTAGACGGTGAAGCTCGCCAAATCGTTTTCTCTAAAAGGACCATTAAGCTCCCCGTAGTAGACCTAAGTGATTTATCGGAGAGCACACGTGAAACTGAACTATTACGCCTGGTGAGCGATGAAGCACAAACGCCTTTTCGCTTGTCGGAAGGCCCACTTTTGAGAGCATGTTTGATACATCTGGATGATGATCACCATGTAGCGCTGCTAAACATGCACCATATCATCTCGGATGACTGGTCAATGAACATATTGATACAGGAATTAACGCAATTTTACGATGCCTTTGCGCGTGGCGTGAACAAAAAGCTTTCTAAATTGCCCATACAATATGCAGATTTCGCCTACTGGCAGCGTACAACGCTCAAGGTTGAGAGCCTGGATCAACAAATGACATATTGGCGTGAGCAACTTGCAGGCTCGCCTGGAAAACTAGAGCTACCAACTGACCATCCACGTCCTGCAATGCAAAGTTATCGCGGCGCAAGCTACCCGATCCAACTCCCAGCCAAGCTCACCAACCAGCTCAAACAACTTAGCCAAGTCCACAACGTTACTTTATTTATGACGTTGATGGCAGCATTTCAGCTGTTATTATCCC
Coding sequences within:
- a CDS encoding amino acid adenylation domain-containing protein, which produces MEVKLSNNNVLELVHRSVIAYPQAAALEHKDGFIDYQTLERHTNCVARQLVDAGLKKGEVVALFLTNPLDHIVALIGVLKAGGIFSPLDVRDPVSRLRKLAGVVTPAWWITDSQLVRTVGDIVSTNSCVLVFDQKITNLNGQAPEHLLLYFLEFLDDVKSPKIELAPDDPCYIFFTSGSSGEPKPILGQHKSLAHFIRWETNEFDLDERCRVSQLTSATFDAFLRDLFVPLACGGTLCLPPKPANQLSSDSLVSWLSDANITLTHTVPSLFRTLLQEELNEQHFPALQLILMAGEPVLPSDVQQWHQIFSDRVKLVNLYGSTETTLIKCFHPIKIEDVDRGFIPIGKPISDAKTILLDEQGQICPRGQVGELYLRSLYFTLGYYRQPERTAQVFVPNPLTDDPDDLVYRTGDLAIMQDDGTLRFLGRKDHQVKIRGVRVELQEVENALLQHADIHHAAVVRHVDEHEVSYLEAFYVSTIDISSEEIHTFLSELLPASIVPTIFTSLEEMPLTATGKIDRKALSATRTNSQAPASSYVAPSTSTQTELAKIWQEVLGVDSVGVNDNFFALGGHSLKALLTTSRIRKKFNVELPLATLFNAPTIAMLANDLESLSDSSSSSSPIQTIARHNEIPLSFAQQRLWFLDQLIPDNPFYNIPAAVRLYGQLDVRALFQSVNEVVKRHEVMRTVFQDVDGEARQIVFSKRTIKLPVVDLSDLSESTRETELLRLVSDEAQTPFRLSEGPLLRACLIHLDDDHHVALLNMHHIISDDWSMNILIQELTQFYDAFARGVNKKLSKLPIQYADFAYWQRTTLKVESLDQQMTYWREQLAGSPGKLELPTDHPRPAMQSYRGASYPIQLPAKLTNQLKQLSQVHNVTLFMTLMAAFQLLLSRYSSQQDISVGSPVANRQRAELESLIGFFVNTLVIRTQLSDCLKFTDILKQVRETTLGAYANQDLPFEQLVDGLQISRDLRYPPVFQVLLDLQNAPPPKLTSTGIQFEPLVVPNHTVKFDLELHLAEAEEGLKGRWVFASDLYSAPTIAHWSQSFIRLLEQLVEQPDIRLSELQWLSDCERQQVLDGPDATIATFPTDTTLHQRFEQQVLRS